Proteins from one Ramlibacter sp. PS4R-6 genomic window:
- a CDS encoding GAF domain-containing protein: MPLSAARTRALRMIEEQVPLQRVLAYLASSAEELCHRNIVASILLLDREGLLRNGASPNLPADYLDAIDRLKPHPDLGTCASAAATGNVVVTRDFLDDSRWAELKHLPIALGFRGAWSMPIKDDRGRVLGTFGSYFFEPRVPTDHEQAVVAQLVPVAARAIAAAHPVDPALAR; the protein is encoded by the coding sequence ATGCCGTTGTCCGCCGCCCGCACCCGTGCCCTGCGCATGATCGAGGAGCAGGTGCCCCTGCAGCGGGTGCTGGCGTACCTCGCGAGCAGCGCGGAGGAGCTGTGCCACCGCAACATCGTGGCCTCCATCCTGCTGCTCGATCGCGAAGGCCTGCTGCGCAACGGCGCCTCGCCGAACCTGCCGGCCGATTACCTCGACGCGATCGACCGGCTCAAGCCCCACCCGGACCTGGGCACCTGCGCCTCGGCCGCGGCCACGGGGAACGTCGTCGTCACGCGCGACTTCCTGGACGACAGCCGCTGGGCCGAGCTGAAGCACCTGCCCATCGCACTGGGATTCCGCGGCGCCTGGAGCATGCCGATCAAGGACGACCGCGGCCGCGTGCTGGGCACCTTCGGCAGCTATTTCTTCGAGCCGCGCGTGCCCACCGACCACGAGCAGGCGGTGGTCGCGCAGCTCGTGCCCGTCGCAGCGCGCGCCATCGCCGCGGCGCACCCGGTTGACCCGGCCCTGGCCCGCTGA
- a CDS encoding YchJ family protein: MSSSRACPPTTSRRWSRSSCPSQRAPSPRRTRLTRPWPADAPALMRSRYDAYAALDRQWLLDTWHPSTRPAALELDPATKWLGLDVKDHRVVDDTHAEVEFVARFRSGGGRAQRLHERSRFVKEGGRWYYVDGDVR, encoded by the coding sequence ATTTCTTCGAGCCGCGCGTGCCCACCGACCACGAGCAGGCGGTGGTCGCGCAGCTCGTGCCCGTCGCAGCGCGCGCCATCGCCGCGGCGCACCCGGTTGACCCGGCCCTGGCCCGCTGACGCGCCGGCGCTGATGCGCTCGCGCTACGACGCCTACGCGGCGCTGGACCGCCAGTGGCTGCTCGACACCTGGCATCCCTCGACGCGCCCGGCGGCGCTCGAACTCGATCCCGCAACGAAGTGGCTGGGCCTGGACGTGAAGGACCACCGCGTGGTCGACGACACGCACGCCGAAGTCGAATTCGTCGCGCGCTTCCGCAGCGGCGGCGGCCGCGCGCAGCGCCTGCACGAGCGCTCGCGCTTCGTGAAGGAAGGCGGGCGCTGGTACTACGTCGATGGGGACGTCCGGTGA
- a CDS encoding DUF1579 family protein translates to MHRFLPLVASLAVGAASAAPCEAPEWRQFDFWLGEWTVFGPAGKVAGTNVITREYGGCVVHERYTTERGYAGESLNAWDVDRKVWHQTWVDNAGTLLLLEGRLEGSAMVLQGAGVDEGRPVKHRITWTPNADGTVRQHWETAVPDGAWKTAFDGLYRRKP, encoded by the coding sequence ATGCACCGTTTCCTTCCCCTCGTTGCTTCGCTCGCCGTGGGTGCGGCATCGGCCGCGCCGTGCGAGGCGCCCGAATGGCGCCAGTTCGACTTCTGGCTGGGCGAGTGGACCGTGTTCGGCCCGGCCGGCAAAGTGGCCGGCACCAACGTCATCACGCGCGAATACGGTGGCTGCGTCGTGCACGAGCGCTACACCACCGAGCGCGGCTATGCGGGCGAAAGCCTCAACGCCTGGGACGTCGACCGCAAGGTGTGGCACCAGACGTGGGTGGACAACGCGGGAACGCTGCTGCTGCTTGAAGGCCGTCTCGAAGGAAGCGCGATGGTCTTGCAGGGGGCCGGTGTCGACGAAGGCCGGCCGGTGAAGCACCGCATCACGTGGACGCCCAACGCCGACGGCACGGTGCGGCAGCACTGGGAAACCGCGGTCCCCGACGGTGCGTGGAAGACGGCGTTCGACGGGTTGTACCGCCGCAAGCCCTGA
- a CDS encoding isovaleryl-CoA dehydrogenase — protein sequence MNDLPGLNFQLGEDIDALRDAVREFAQAEIAPRAAEADRSDQFPMDLWPKMGELGVLGITVPEAYGGAGMGYLAHMVAMEEISRASAGIGLSYGAHSNLCVNQIKRNGNEAQKKKYLPKLISGEHVGALAMSEPGAGSDVISMKLKAVDKGGYYVLNGTKMWITNGPDADTMVVYAKTEPELGARGVTAFIVEKGMKGFSTAQKLDKLGMRGSHTGEMVFQDVEVPAENVLGTLNGGAKVLMSGLDYERAVLAAGPVGIMQAVMDNVVPYIHDRKQFGQSIGEFQLIQGKVADMYTVLQAGRAFLYTVGKNLDMLGAEHVRQVRKDCASVILWCAEKATWMAGEGIQVFGGNGYINEYPLGRLWRDAKLYEIGAGTSEIRRMLIGRELFAETM from the coding sequence ATGAACGACCTGCCCGGCCTGAACTTCCAGCTCGGCGAGGACATCGACGCCTTGCGCGACGCGGTGCGCGAGTTCGCGCAGGCCGAGATCGCGCCGCGCGCGGCCGAGGCCGACCGCAGCGACCAGTTCCCCATGGACCTGTGGCCCAAGATGGGCGAGCTCGGCGTGCTGGGCATCACCGTGCCCGAGGCCTACGGCGGCGCCGGCATGGGCTACCTGGCGCACATGGTGGCGATGGAGGAGATCTCGCGCGCATCGGCGGGCATCGGCCTGTCGTACGGCGCGCACTCCAACCTGTGCGTCAACCAGATCAAGCGCAACGGCAACGAGGCGCAGAAGAAGAAGTACCTGCCCAAGCTGATCTCCGGCGAGCACGTCGGCGCGCTCGCCATGAGCGAGCCCGGCGCGGGCAGCGACGTCATCTCGATGAAATTGAAGGCCGTCGACAAGGGCGGCTACTACGTGCTGAACGGCACCAAGATGTGGATCACCAACGGCCCCGATGCCGACACGATGGTGGTCTATGCGAAGACGGAGCCGGAACTCGGTGCGCGCGGCGTCACGGCCTTCATCGTCGAGAAGGGCATGAAGGGTTTCTCCACGGCGCAGAAGCTGGACAAGCTGGGCATGCGCGGCTCGCACACCGGCGAGATGGTGTTCCAGGACGTCGAGGTGCCCGCGGAAAACGTGCTGGGCACGCTGAACGGCGGCGCGAAGGTGCTGATGTCCGGCCTGGACTACGAGCGCGCGGTGCTCGCCGCCGGGCCCGTCGGGATCATGCAGGCCGTGATGGACAACGTGGTGCCCTACATCCACGACCGCAAGCAGTTCGGCCAGTCGATCGGCGAGTTCCAGCTCATCCAGGGCAAGGTCGCCGACATGTACACCGTGCTGCAGGCCGGCCGCGCGTTCCTCTACACCGTCGGCAAGAACCTCGACATGCTGGGCGCCGAGCACGTGCGCCAGGTGCGCAAGGACTGCGCCTCGGTCATCCTGTGGTGCGCCGAAAAGGCGACGTGGATGGCCGGCGAGGGCATCCAGGTGTTCGGCGGCAACGGCTACATCAACGAGTACCCGCTGGGGCGCCTGTGGCGCGACGCCAAGCTCTATGAGATCGGCGCCGGCACCAGCGAGATCCGCCGCATGCTGATCGGCCGCGAGCTGTTCGCCGAGACGATGTAG
- the can gene encoding carbonate dehydratase gives MPMASLADLFAHNRAWAAQMERERPGFFASLTKQQAPKYMWIGCSDSRVPANQITGLDPGEVFVHRNVANVVVHSDLNALSTIQFAVDMLKVEHIMVVGHYGCGGVQAALENRRVGLADNWIRHISDVRDRHRGLLENTAPDKRLDALVELNVIEQVVNVCVSTVMTDAWAKGQKVTVHGWAYGVHDGLLHDLHITVDGADSIEPAYRAAIEGITADRR, from the coding sequence ATGCCCATGGCTTCGCTCGCCGACCTCTTCGCCCACAACCGCGCCTGGGCGGCGCAGATGGAGCGCGAACGCCCCGGCTTCTTCGCGTCGCTGACCAAGCAGCAGGCGCCCAAGTACATGTGGATCGGCTGCTCCGACAGCCGCGTGCCCGCCAACCAGATCACGGGGCTGGACCCCGGCGAGGTCTTCGTCCACCGCAACGTCGCCAACGTGGTCGTGCACTCCGACCTCAACGCGCTGTCCACCATCCAGTTCGCCGTGGACATGCTGAAGGTCGAGCACATCATGGTGGTGGGCCACTACGGTTGCGGCGGCGTGCAGGCGGCGCTGGAGAACCGGCGCGTGGGCCTGGCCGACAACTGGATCCGCCACATCTCCGACGTGCGCGACCGCCACCGCGGCCTGCTGGAGAACACCGCGCCCGACAAGCGGCTGGACGCGCTGGTCGAACTCAACGTCATCGAGCAGGTGGTCAACGTGTGCGTCAGCACCGTGATGACCGACGCCTGGGCCAAGGGCCAGAAGGTCACCGTGCACGGCTGGGCCTACGGCGTGCACGACGGCTTGCTGCACGACCTGCACATCACGGTGGACGGCGCCGACTCGATCGAGCCGGCCTACCGCGCGGCCATCGAAGGCATCACGGCCGACCGCCGCTAG
- a CDS encoding PaaI family thioesterase gives MAEAAFTPKDPQYEQRVRASFERQAAMQTIGAFLSVIDPGRVVIELPYAQALTQQHGFLHAGMIATALDSACGYAAFTLMPHDAAVLTIEYKINLLAPGKGQLFRMEGVVTKPGRTITVVEGRAFAIDEGREKLIATMTATEMSVFGRDDVKH, from the coding sequence ATGGCCGAAGCCGCGTTCACCCCGAAGGACCCGCAGTATGAGCAGCGCGTGCGTGCGAGCTTCGAGCGCCAGGCGGCGATGCAGACCATCGGCGCCTTCCTGTCGGTGATCGACCCCGGCCGCGTGGTGATCGAGCTGCCGTACGCGCAGGCGCTCACGCAGCAGCACGGCTTCCTGCACGCGGGGATGATCGCCACGGCGCTGGACTCGGCCTGCGGCTACGCGGCCTTCACGCTCATGCCGCACGACGCGGCGGTGCTGACCATCGAATACAAGATCAACCTGCTCGCGCCGGGCAAGGGCCAGCTGTTCCGCATGGAAGGCGTGGTGACCAAGCCCGGGCGTACGATCACCGTCGTCGAGGGCAGGGCCTTCGCCATCGACGAGGGCCGCGAGAAACTCATCGCCACCATGACCGCGACCGAGATGAGCGTCTTCGGCCGCGACGACGTCAAGCACTAG
- a CDS encoding acyl-CoA dehydrogenase family protein, with protein sequence MLLSQDQEMVRDAVRAFAREQLWPNAPAWDRERTFPREAHRGLAQLGAYGICVPEEYGGAGLDYLTLALVLEEIAAGDGGTSTAISVTNCPVNAILMRYGNDAQKKKWLTRLAQGEMLGVFCLTEPHVGSDASGLKTTATREGGGYAINGVKQFITSGKNGHLAVVIAVTDKGAGKRGMSAFLVPTDTPGYIVSRLEEKIGQHSSDTAQITLENCRIPAENLIGEEGEGYKIALSALEGGRIGIAAQSVGMARSALEVAIDYAKERQSFGTAIFNHQAVGFRLAECATKLEAARQLIWHAATLRDAGKPCLKEAAMAKLFASETAEQVCSAAIQTLGGYGYVNDFPVERIWRDVRVCQIYEGTSDVQKIIITRAL encoded by the coding sequence ATGCTCCTGTCGCAGGACCAGGAGATGGTGCGCGACGCCGTTCGCGCGTTCGCGCGCGAACAGCTGTGGCCGAACGCGCCCGCGTGGGACCGTGAACGCACCTTCCCGCGCGAGGCGCACCGGGGCCTTGCGCAACTGGGCGCCTACGGCATCTGCGTGCCCGAGGAATACGGCGGCGCGGGCCTGGACTACCTGACCCTCGCGCTGGTGCTGGAGGAGATCGCGGCCGGCGACGGCGGCACCTCCACCGCCATCAGCGTCACCAACTGCCCGGTCAACGCCATCCTCATGCGCTACGGCAACGACGCGCAGAAGAAGAAGTGGCTCACGCGCCTGGCGCAGGGCGAGATGCTCGGCGTGTTCTGCCTGACCGAGCCGCACGTGGGCAGCGACGCGTCGGGCCTGAAGACGACGGCCACGCGCGAAGGCGGCGGCTACGCGATCAACGGCGTCAAGCAGTTCATCACCAGCGGCAAGAACGGCCACCTGGCGGTGGTGATCGCCGTCACCGACAAGGGCGCGGGCAAGCGCGGCATGAGCGCTTTCCTGGTGCCGACGGACACCCCCGGCTACATCGTGTCGCGGCTGGAAGAGAAGATCGGCCAGCATTCGAGCGACACCGCGCAGATCACGCTGGAGAACTGCCGCATCCCCGCCGAGAACCTGATCGGCGAGGAGGGCGAGGGCTACAAGATCGCGCTGTCGGCGCTGGAAGGCGGGCGCATCGGCATCGCCGCGCAATCGGTCGGCATGGCGCGCAGCGCGCTGGAGGTTGCCATCGACTACGCGAAGGAGCGCCAGAGTTTCGGCACCGCGATCTTCAACCACCAGGCCGTCGGCTTTCGGCTGGCCGAGTGCGCCACGAAGCTCGAGGCCGCCCGCCAGCTGATCTGGCATGCCGCGACGCTGCGCGACGCCGGCAAGCCGTGCCTGAAGGAAGCCGCCATGGCCAAGCTGTTCGCCAGCGAAACCGCGGAGCAGGTGTGCAGCGCCGCCATCCAGACGCTGGGCGGCTACGGCTACGTCAACGACTTCCCGGTCGAGCGCATCTGGCGCGACGTGCGCGTGTGCCAGATCTACGAAGGCACGTCGGACGTGCAGAAGATCATCATCACGCGCGCGCTCTGA
- a CDS encoding HAD family hydrolase — MRFGAVLFDCDGVLVDSERITNGTLREMLGELGWQLSPEECMRLFVGKAVKDERALIEAKTGQPLTEEWMVRFRERRNVRLMAEVQAIAGALDAVKELHRLFDGRIACGSGADLPKVLMQLEKCGLLPYFEGRVFSGHDLPRSKPAPDVYLVAAKSVGVDPARCLVVEDTITGVTAGVAAGATVFGYSPPEAGHDAPDALRAAGAALVFTRMADLPALVA; from the coding sequence GTGAGGTTCGGCGCCGTCCTGTTCGACTGCGACGGCGTGCTCGTCGACAGCGAGCGCATCACCAACGGCACGCTGCGCGAGATGCTCGGCGAGCTCGGCTGGCAGCTGTCGCCCGAGGAGTGCATGCGCCTGTTCGTCGGCAAGGCGGTGAAGGACGAACGTGCGCTGATCGAAGCGAAGACGGGACAGCCGCTCACCGAGGAGTGGATGGTGCGCTTCCGCGAGCGGCGCAACGTGCGCCTGATGGCCGAGGTGCAGGCCATCGCCGGCGCGCTCGACGCGGTGAAGGAACTGCACCGCTTGTTCGACGGCCGCATTGCCTGCGGCTCGGGCGCCGACCTGCCGAAGGTGCTGATGCAGCTGGAGAAGTGCGGCCTGCTGCCCTACTTCGAAGGCCGCGTGTTCAGCGGGCATGACCTGCCGCGTTCGAAACCCGCACCCGATGTCTACCTGGTGGCGGCGAAGTCCGTCGGCGTCGATCCGGCTCGTTGCCTCGTCGTGGAAGACACCATCACGGGCGTGACCGCGGGCGTTGCCGCCGGCGCCACGGTGTTCGGCTACAGCCCGCCCGAGGCGGGCCATGACGCGCCCGATGCGCTGCGCGCCGCGGGCGCTGCGCTCGTCTTCACGCGGATGGCGGACTTGCCGGCGCTGGTCGCCTGA
- a CDS encoding acetyl-CoA C-acyltransferase, translated as MSDSIVITGAARTPMGAFQGDFTALAAHDLGGAAIKAAVERAGVSGDAVGEVLFGNCLMAGQGQAPARQALFKAGLPKSTGAVTLSKMCGSGMKAAMFAHDMLLAGTHEIMVAGGMESMTNAPYLLLKGRGGYRMGHDKVFDHMMLDGLEDAYEPGRAMGTFGEDCAAKYKFTREAQDAFATASVMRAKKATESGAFAAEITPVIVKDRAGERVVSIDEGPGKVKLDKIPQLKPAFKKDGTITAASSSSINDGAAALVLMKESTASRLGGKAIARIVGHATHAQEPNWFTTAPVGATQKLLGKIGWKASDVDLWEVNEAFAVVPMALMEELKLPHDIVNVNGGACALGHPIGASGARIMVTLIHALKARGGKRGIATLCIGGGEGTAVAVELL; from the coding sequence ATGTCCGATTCCATCGTCATCACGGGCGCGGCACGCACGCCGATGGGCGCCTTCCAGGGCGACTTCACCGCGCTGGCCGCCCATGACCTCGGCGGCGCCGCGATCAAGGCCGCCGTCGAACGCGCTGGCGTTTCCGGCGACGCCGTCGGCGAAGTGCTGTTCGGCAACTGCCTGATGGCGGGCCAGGGCCAGGCGCCCGCGCGCCAGGCGCTGTTCAAGGCCGGCCTGCCCAAGAGCACGGGCGCCGTCACGCTGTCGAAGATGTGCGGCTCGGGCATGAAGGCCGCGATGTTCGCGCACGACATGCTGCTGGCCGGCACGCACGAGATCATGGTCGCCGGCGGCATGGAGAGCATGACCAACGCGCCCTACCTGCTGCTCAAGGGCCGCGGCGGCTACCGCATGGGCCACGACAAGGTCTTCGACCACATGATGCTGGACGGCCTGGAGGACGCTTACGAGCCGGGCCGCGCCATGGGCACCTTCGGCGAGGACTGCGCCGCCAAGTACAAGTTCACGCGCGAGGCGCAGGACGCCTTCGCCACCGCATCGGTGATGCGCGCGAAGAAGGCCACCGAGTCGGGCGCGTTCGCCGCCGAGATCACGCCCGTCATCGTCAAGGACCGCGCCGGCGAGCGCGTGGTGTCCATCGACGAAGGCCCGGGCAAGGTCAAGCTGGACAAGATCCCGCAGCTCAAGCCCGCGTTCAAGAAGGACGGCACGATCACCGCCGCGTCGTCCTCGTCGATCAACGACGGCGCCGCCGCGCTGGTGCTGATGAAGGAATCGACCGCGTCGCGCCTGGGCGGCAAGGCCATCGCGCGCATCGTCGGCCACGCCACGCACGCGCAGGAGCCCAATTGGTTCACCACGGCCCCCGTGGGCGCGACGCAGAAGCTGCTCGGCAAGATCGGCTGGAAGGCGAGCGACGTGGACCTGTGGGAAGTCAACGAGGCCTTCGCCGTGGTGCCGATGGCGCTGATGGAGGAACTCAAGCTCCCGCACGACATCGTCAACGTCAACGGCGGCGCCTGCGCGCTGGGCCACCCGATCGGCGCATCCGGCGCGCGCATCATGGTCACGCTGATCCACGCGCTGAAGGCGCGCGGCGGCAAGCGCGGCATCGCCACGCTGTGCATCGGCGGCGGCGAAGGCACCGCGGTCGCGGTCGAACTGCTGTAA
- the aceK gene encoding bifunctional isocitrate dehydrogenase kinase/phosphatase, with the protein MFPQRLDSPLAYDIAKAMLDGFNRHYRLFRQESARAKHRFETADWHGQQRAQRERIQFYDLRVREATARLEKEFKAGEQPMEVWQQVKLHFIGLLVDHHQPECAETFFNSVTTKILHRTHFHNDFIFVRPAVSTEFIENDEPAAMPTYRSYYPTRETLHETIVRIIDNFQLLREFDDLPRDAQFVLEAFSGRLAQVKLRANFQVQVLSSLFFRNKGAYVVGKLINGFNEVPFALPILHNKQGKLFIDACLFGEDDLQGLFSFARAYFMVDMEIPAAYVQFLRSLMPRKPRNEIYNALGLAKQGKTLFYRDFLYHLKHSSDKFRIAPGIKGMVMLVFDLPSFPYVFKVIKDWYPPPKDTTREQIKGKYLLVKQHDRVGRMADTLEYSDVAFSRDRFEDDLIEELKKFCPSLLEIGDRDGDGAEEVIIKHLYIERRMIPLNIYLQEAFDTLQVAEAGSPHAVQAQQQIESAVVEYGNAIKDLVAANIFPGDMLWKNFGVTRNGKVVFYDYDEIEYLTECNFRKVPQARTEEEEMSGEVWYPVNRHDVFPETFEPFLLGNPAVREVFMKHHADLLDPAFWNSRKERIVAGHVHDVFPYERDKRFIRKLSPAQRSAEPLTEPI; encoded by the coding sequence ATGTTCCCCCAGCGCCTCGATTCGCCGCTGGCCTACGACATCGCCAAGGCCATGCTGGACGGCTTCAACCGCCACTACCGCCTGTTCCGCCAGGAGTCGGCGCGCGCCAAGCACCGCTTCGAGACGGCCGACTGGCACGGCCAGCAGCGCGCCCAGCGCGAGCGCATCCAGTTCTACGACCTGCGCGTGCGCGAAGCCACGGCGCGGCTCGAGAAGGAATTCAAGGCCGGCGAGCAGCCGATGGAAGTCTGGCAGCAGGTCAAATTGCACTTCATCGGCCTGCTGGTCGACCACCACCAGCCCGAGTGCGCCGAGACCTTCTTCAACTCGGTCACGACGAAGATCCTGCACCGCACGCACTTTCACAACGACTTCATCTTCGTGCGCCCGGCGGTCAGCACCGAGTTCATCGAGAACGACGAGCCGGCGGCGATGCCGACCTACCGCTCGTACTACCCCACGCGCGAAACGCTGCACGAAACCATCGTTCGCATCATCGACAACTTCCAGTTGCTGCGGGAGTTCGACGACCTGCCGCGCGACGCGCAATTCGTGCTCGAGGCCTTCAGCGGCCGCCTGGCGCAGGTCAAGTTGCGCGCCAACTTCCAGGTGCAGGTGCTGTCGTCGCTGTTCTTCCGCAACAAGGGCGCCTACGTCGTCGGCAAGCTGATCAACGGCTTCAACGAGGTGCCGTTCGCGCTGCCCATCCTGCACAACAAGCAGGGCAAGCTGTTCATCGACGCGTGCCTGTTCGGCGAGGACGACCTGCAGGGCCTGTTCTCCTTCGCCCGCGCGTACTTCATGGTGGACATGGAGATCCCGGCGGCGTACGTGCAGTTCCTGCGCTCGCTCATGCCGCGCAAGCCGCGCAACGAGATCTACAACGCGCTCGGCCTGGCCAAGCAGGGCAAGACCCTCTTCTACCGCGACTTCCTCTACCACCTGAAGCATTCGTCGGACAAGTTCCGCATCGCGCCCGGCATCAAGGGCATGGTGATGCTCGTGTTCGACCTGCCTTCGTTTCCCTACGTCTTCAAGGTGATCAAGGACTGGTACCCGCCGCCCAAGGACACCACGCGCGAGCAGATCAAGGGCAAGTACCTGCTGGTCAAGCAGCACGACCGCGTGGGCCGCATGGCCGACACGCTGGAATACAGCGACGTGGCGTTCTCGCGCGACCGCTTCGAGGACGACCTGATCGAGGAGCTGAAGAAGTTCTGCCCCTCGCTGCTGGAGATCGGCGACCGCGACGGCGACGGCGCCGAGGAGGTGATCATCAAGCACCTGTACATCGAGCGCCGCATGATCCCGCTGAACATCTACCTGCAGGAGGCGTTCGACACGCTGCAGGTGGCGGAGGCGGGCAGCCCGCACGCCGTGCAGGCGCAGCAGCAGATCGAGTCGGCGGTGGTCGAGTACGGCAACGCCATCAAGGACCTGGTGGCGGCCAACATCTTCCCCGGCGACATGCTGTGGAAGAACTTCGGCGTCACGCGCAACGGCAAGGTCGTCTTCTACGACTACGACGAGATCGAATACCTCACCGAGTGCAACTTCCGCAAGGTGCCGCAGGCGCGCACGGAAGAAGAGGAGATGTCGGGCGAGGTCTGGTACCCGGTGAACCGGCACGACGTGTTCCCCGAGACCTTCGAGCCCTTCCTGCTGGGCAACCCGGCGGTGCGCGAGGTGTTCATGAAGCACCACGCCGACCTGCTGGACCCGGCGTTCTGGAATTCGCGCAAGGAGCGCATCGTCGCGGGCCATGTCCACGACGTCTTCCCCTACGAGAGAGACAAGCGATTCATCCGCAAGCTGTCGCCGGCGCAGCGCAGCGCGGAACCCCTGACCGAACCGATCTGA